The Diaphorobacter ruginosibacter genome contains a region encoding:
- a CDS encoding ABC transporter ATP-binding protein produces MQNQHPLDASGVLNGPLGTDLRSKLATDENVLATLQVDLTPDLRFQQGLLALTSARFIFRNAEGEVQEWPLGADMSLRLVDHGGVGTLELHSEAQRLALWRFRLGLHPQALALMQRFEKLERRLEAARDGHSLPPESDEEEAQCPTCHTPLPPDSDECPACARQQAPHTSTWVLLRLWRFAKPYKNQLLLGFLLTLAATGAQLVAPYLTIPIMDKILIPFQNGEKIDPAMVTFYLGALLLSALLAWMLGWARTFVLARVSERIGSGLRTTTYNHLLKLSLDYYGSKRTGDLMARIGAETDRINLFLSLNALDFATDVLMMMMTAAILFSINPWLALATLVPLPFIAWMIHLVRERLRTGFEKIDRVWSEVTNVLADTIPGIRVVKAFAQEKREADRFADANLANLQANDKVNKTWSLFTPTVTFLTEVGLLIVWAFGIWLVAGGSITVGVLTAFIAYIGRFYSRLDSMSRIVSVTQKAAAGAKRIFDILDHVSNVPDPQNPVKLGAVKGALTMEDVSFRYGSRSVIKHLDLQIKPGEMIGLVGHSGSGKSTLVNLICRFYDVSEGSIQLDGVDVRRIAVSDFRRNIGLVLQEPFLFFGTIAENIAYGKPEATREEIVAAARAAHAHEFILRLPHGYDSLVGERGQGLSGGERQRISIARALLIDPRILILDEATSAVDTETEKEIQKALDNLVQGRTTIAIAHRLSTLRKADRLVVMDRGEIVEVGPHDELMACEGAYWRLYMAQARRAEEDAEAAGVVIDAASRVAPASPLREHA; encoded by the coding sequence ATGCAAAATCAACATCCTTTGGACGCCTCGGGTGTCTTGAACGGCCCGCTGGGAACCGACCTGCGATCGAAACTCGCTACAGATGAGAACGTGCTCGCCACGCTGCAGGTTGACCTGACGCCCGATCTGCGCTTCCAGCAAGGGCTTCTTGCGCTCACGTCTGCCCGGTTCATTTTCCGCAATGCGGAAGGCGAGGTGCAGGAATGGCCGCTTGGGGCCGACATGTCGCTGCGCCTGGTGGACCACGGCGGCGTCGGCACGCTCGAGCTGCACTCCGAGGCGCAGCGCCTGGCGCTGTGGCGATTCCGGCTGGGGCTGCATCCGCAGGCTCTGGCGCTGATGCAAAGATTTGAAAAGCTCGAGCGCAGGCTCGAAGCTGCACGCGACGGCCACTCGCTTCCGCCCGAGTCCGACGAGGAAGAGGCGCAATGCCCCACCTGCCATACGCCCCTGCCGCCCGACAGCGACGAATGCCCGGCGTGCGCGCGCCAGCAGGCGCCGCACACGTCCACCTGGGTGCTGCTGCGCCTGTGGCGCTTTGCCAAGCCCTACAAGAACCAGCTGCTGCTTGGATTCCTGCTGACGCTGGCGGCGACCGGGGCACAGCTGGTCGCCCCGTACCTGACGATTCCGATCATGGACAAGATTCTGATCCCGTTCCAGAACGGCGAGAAGATCGATCCCGCCATGGTGACCTTTTATCTGGGGGCCCTGTTGCTGTCGGCCTTGCTGGCCTGGATGCTCGGCTGGGCGCGCACGTTCGTGCTGGCGCGGGTGTCCGAGCGGATCGGCTCGGGTCTGCGCACCACCACTTACAACCACTTGCTGAAGCTTTCGCTTGATTACTACGGCAGCAAGCGCACCGGTGACCTGATGGCCCGTATCGGTGCCGAAACCGACCGCATCAATCTGTTTCTCTCGCTCAACGCGCTCGATTTCGCTACCGACGTGCTGATGATGATGATGACGGCGGCCATCCTGTTCTCCATCAACCCATGGCTGGCGCTGGCCACGCTCGTGCCGCTGCCGTTCATCGCATGGATGATCCATCTGGTGCGTGAACGCCTGCGCACCGGCTTCGAGAAGATCGACCGTGTCTGGTCGGAAGTGACCAACGTGCTGGCCGACACGATTCCCGGCATCCGCGTGGTGAAGGCCTTCGCCCAGGAAAAGCGCGAGGCCGACCGGTTCGCCGATGCCAACCTGGCCAACCTGCAGGCCAACGACAAGGTGAACAAGACCTGGTCGCTGTTCACACCGACCGTGACCTTCCTGACCGAGGTGGGCCTGCTCATCGTCTGGGCCTTCGGCATCTGGCTGGTCGCGGGGGGCAGCATCACCGTCGGTGTGCTGACGGCCTTCATTGCCTACATCGGCCGCTTCTACAGCCGACTCGATTCCATGAGCCGCATCGTCTCGGTCACCCAGAAGGCAGCGGCGGGAGCCAAGCGCATCTTCGACATCCTTGATCACGTGAGCAACGTGCCCGATCCACAGAACCCGGTCAAGCTCGGGGCCGTGAAGGGTGCACTGACGATGGAGGACGTGAGCTTCCGCTACGGCAGCCGCTCGGTCATCAAGCATCTGGACCTGCAGATCAAGCCGGGCGAGATGATCGGCCTGGTGGGTCACAGCGGCTCCGGCAAGAGCACGCTGGTCAATCTGATCTGCCGCTTCTACGACGTGAGCGAAGGCTCGATCCAGCTGGACGGCGTGGACGTGCGCCGCATCGCCGTGTCCGATTTCCGCCGCAACATCGGCCTGGTGCTCCAGGAGCCGTTCCTGTTCTTCGGCACGATCGCCGAGAACATCGCCTACGGCAAGCCCGAGGCGACGCGCGAGGAGATCGTCGCGGCCGCGCGCGCAGCGCATGCGCACGAATTCATCCTGCGACTTCCCCATGGCTACGACTCGCTGGTGGGTGAGCGCGGGCAGGGCCTGTCGGGCGGCGAGCGCCAGCGCATCTCGATTGCGCGCGCGCTGCTGATCGACCCACGCATCCTGATCCTCGACGAGGCCACGTCGGCGGTGGATACCGAGACGGAAAAGGAAATCCAGAAGGCCCTCGACAACCTGGTGCAGGGCCGCACGACGATTGCCATTGCCCACCGCCTGTCGACGCTGCGCAAGGCCGACCGGCTGGTGGTGATGGACCGCGGCGAAATCGTGGAGGTCGGACCGCACGACGAACTCATGGCGTGTGAAGGTGCCTACTGGCGCCTGTACATGGCGCAGGCACGCCGCGCCGAGGA